A part of Cannabis sativa cultivar Pink pepper isolate KNU-18-1 chromosome 6, ASM2916894v1, whole genome shotgun sequence genomic DNA contains:
- the LOC115725720 gene encoding (R)-mandelonitrile lyase 1, with translation MKMAPYSLSILTLLIIILLTCFHGKVLLVYAVDYDFSYMKSVYNATDLPLVEEYDYIVIGGGTAGCPLAATLSEKYSVLVLERGNVPKAHPNTLVSSGFLANLMEEDDGTTPAQRFTSEDGVENVRGRVLGGSSMINAAFFSEADNDFLAKSGVEWDMDAVEKAYEWVKNKIVSYSNLSFWQAAAKEAFVEAGIGPDNGVTTKHKIGAKQSGSTFDDMGRRHGAVELLNNGNLNNLKIAIQASVQRIIFSSKFSNVTAIGVIYSDIEGKSHKALIHDKGEVILSAGALGSPQLLLLSGIGPKSYLSSQNIPIVLSQPNVGKFMADNPRNNLNLIIPFPLEASTGQVVGITKDYYIETNSYSLPFSPTKLPFGFYPTPLLPPQLTLTIFVEKIVGPLSTGALTLASATDVKVTPHVRFNYFSNPIDLARCVSAMKKFGELLKTKSMDRFKYKDMNGVRDFMFLGQLLPTNQSDDSLMEDYCRSSVTTFWHYHGGCLVGKVVDGEFRVIGANSLRVVDGSTFTVSPGTNPQATLMMIGRYLGLKMVRERGE, from the exons ATTTTAGTTACATGAAATCAGTTTACAACGCAACCGATCTACCATTAGTAGAAGAATATGACTACATAGTGATTGGAGGTGGCACGGCAGGATGCCCTTTGGCTGCAACTCTATCAGAAAAGTACTCAGTTCTTGTCCTTGAAAGAGGAAATGTCCCTAAAGCTCACCCAAACACATTGGTTTCATCTGGATTTCTAGCTAATCTAATGGAAGAAGATGATGGCACGACGCCAGCGCAAAGATTTACGTCAGAGGATGGCGTTGAGAACGTAAGGGGTAGGGTTTTAGGTGGGTCAAGCATGATTAACGCCGCTTTCTTTTCAGAAGCTGACAATGATTTTCTTGCTAAATCTGGCGTGGAATGGGACATGGATGCGGTTGAGAAGGCTTATGAGTGGGTGAAGAACAAGATAGTGTCGTATTCGAATTTGTCGTTTTGGCAAGCTGCTGCGAAAGAAGCTTTTGTAGAAGCAGGGATTGGTCCTGATAATGGAGTCACTACAAAACATAAGATTGGAGCTAAGCAATCAGGTTCAACTTTTGATGACATGGGGAGAAGACATGGAGCTGTTGAGTTGCTCAATAATGGAAATCTCAATAACTTGAAAATTGCAATTCAAGCTTCAGTACAAAGAATTATCTTCTCCTCTAAGTTCTCAA ATGTGACTGCTATTGGAGTTATATATAGCGATATAGAAGGGAAGTCTCACAAGGCACTAATTCATGATAAAGGAGAAGTTATACTAAGTGCAGGTGCACTTGGAAGCCCTCAACTTTTGTTACTTAGTGGAATTGGTCCAAAATCATACCTCTCATCACAAAATATTCCCATAGTCCTATCCCAACCCAATGTTGGAAAATTCATGGCTGATAATCCTCGTAACAATCTTAATCTCATAATCCCATTCCCATTGGAAGCATCAACAGGACAAGTTGTAGGAATTACCAAAGATTATTACATAGAGACCAACTCATATAGCTTGCCATTTTCACCAACAAAATTACCTTTTGGCTTTTACCCCACCCCATTATTACCACCACAATTAACCCTAACAATATTCGTAGAAAAAATTGTTGGGCCTTTGTCCACGGGTGCTCTTACGTTGGCTTCTGCCACTGATGTCAAAGTCACACCACATGTCCGGTTCAACTACTTCTCTAATCCAATTGACCTAGCGCGTTGCGTTAGCGCAATGAAGAAATTTGGCGAGCTGTTGAAGACTAAGTCTATGGATCGATTTAAGTACAAGGATATGAATGGTGTTAGGGATTTCATGTTTCTAGGGCAACTTTTGCCCACAAATCAATCAGATGATTCGCTAATGGAAGACTATTGTCGAAGTTCAGTTACAACCTTTTGGCATTATCATGGCGGATGTCTTGTGGGAAAAGTTGTTGATGGTGAATTTAGGGTTATTGGAGCTAATTCACTTCGAGTTGTTGATGGTTCAACTTTTACTGTGTCTCCAGGGACCAACCCTCAAGCCACTCTAATGATGATTGGTCG TTATCTTGGATTGAAGATGGTAAGAGAAAGAGGAGAGTGA